A window of Heteronotia binoei isolate CCM8104 ecotype False Entrance Well chromosome 17, APGP_CSIRO_Hbin_v1, whole genome shotgun sequence genomic DNA:
CAGAGGGTTTATAGAAGCTGTACTGAATTACACCGATGATACTCTGAAAACTCAGTTCTCTGCAGGCCTGTTCTACAAAGACACAGCTGCTCAACATGAATCAACTGCCCTGGATGGAGACAAAAAAGGGTTTGTTAAAAGAGCAgctctagcagctgaaagcagaaaAATAGATTTGCTAGGTCAGCTTCACAGTGACCTGTTTTTCCAAGAAAAACTGCTCTTAAATGGCATGGATGTCAAAATTAAACTGACACGCAGTAAAGATGCTTTTTGCCTCTTGGTGGATGAATTAAACAGGGGTTGCAAATTAAACATCTTGTCTGCTTCCCTTTTCGTCAAGAAAGTCAGAGTAGCCCCGGGTGTCCGTTTAGGCCACGCAGAGGCGCTCTTCACAGATAATGCCAAATATCCTGTGGACAGCGCGGGCATCAAAGAATTTAGCATCTCTGCAGGAAGTTGTGTCAGCAACCAAGAGAATTTATTTTGGGGGCAAttacccaagctgctggttatcGGACTGGTGGATAATAAGTCCTTCAGTGGGGCCCATAATAAAAACCCATTTAACTTTAAGCATCATGACATCAATTTCTTTGCTCTCTACTTGGATGGAGAACAGGTACCCAAAAAACCACTGCAGccggactttgaaggtggaaacTTCATGAGGGAATACATGCATCTGGTTCAGGCCACTGGtaaacatatgaaagaaagaTCTTTGTTAGTAAACCGTGAAAAGTTTGCACAGGGCTACATGCTATTTGCATTTGATCTTTCCCCAGATCAGGAATGTGCAGACCACTATTCCTTGATTAAAACTGGGAACCTGCGGGTTGAAGTGCGGTTTGCTAGAGCATTGCCTCACACTATCAACATGAAGTGGAAGTGAAGTAGTAGTGAGAGGAGATGATAACCATGGCGAGAGGGCTGAGGGACGAGATCCAAGCCAATGCCACGTTTATGGCCCAAGAGATGCGGAGGCAGATCGACCGGCTACTGTGGCCGGACCCGAGGGGGACACTAGGGTTCCCGGGAAAAGCACCACCGGTAGCACCACcagctccaccagtggggcagcAAGCACTGCTCTAAGCCCCGAGAGCTCCTGCGCCCCCTGCTCCGGCACCGCAGCCAGTGGTGCCGGGGCCCCACAACTACGTGCAAGGAAGGG
This region includes:
- the LOC132586454 gene encoding uncharacterized protein F54H12.2-like codes for the protein MDLNNTLLYLCCKIVKEDGTDLDRNARVSLVNYPIASIFSQLDVTLGDRLITQSHNAYPYRGFIEAVLNYTDDTLKTQFSAGLFYKDTAAQHESTALDGDKKGFVKRAALAAESRKIDLLGQLHSDLFFQEKLLLNGMDVKIKLTRSKDAFCLLVDELNRGCKLNILSASLFVKKVRVAPGVRLGHAEALFTDNAKYPVDSAGIKEFSISAGSCVSNQENLFWGQLPKLLVIGLVDNKSFSGAHNKNPFNFKHHDINFFALYLDGEQVPKKPLQPDFEGGNFMREYMHLVQATGKHMKERSLLVNREKFAQGYMLFAFDLSPDQECADHYSLIKTGNLRVEVRFARALPHTINMKWK